A portion of the Pectobacterium brasiliense genome contains these proteins:
- a CDS encoding LacI family DNA-binding transcriptional regulator: MSIQKIARIAGVSVATVSRVLNNIDSVKPQNRERVLNAIKSSNYQPNLLARQLRTARSQMLLVMVSNIANPFCADVVKGIEAEAEENGYRILLCNSGADIVRAHSSLQLLSGKMVDGVITMDAISTLSALQDMIGTAPWVQCAEHDDTSAISSVGIDNAEASRFVINHFIGKGRRRIAMINHDMNYLYAQQREKGYRDVIAENGFDYGKVEYASTLSYSGGKAAMNALLNDPDRPDAVFVVSDTLAAGALSAICEAGLSAPQDIAVIGFDGSELGYITSPQLSTIQQPSAHIGREAVKLLLQQIDQPASETEKRLLEWTFVERASS; encoded by the coding sequence ATGTCGATTCAAAAAATAGCACGGATAGCTGGAGTCTCGGTTGCCACCGTTTCACGGGTGTTGAACAACATTGATAGCGTGAAGCCGCAAAATCGGGAACGTGTTCTCAATGCGATAAAAAGCAGCAATTATCAGCCGAACTTACTGGCCCGGCAGCTACGTACCGCGCGCAGCCAGATGTTATTGGTCATGGTTTCCAACATTGCCAACCCTTTCTGTGCCGATGTGGTGAAAGGCATTGAGGCGGAAGCGGAAGAAAACGGCTACCGCATTCTTCTGTGCAATTCAGGTGCCGATATCGTTCGCGCCCACTCCAGCCTGCAACTGCTGTCCGGTAAAATGGTCGATGGCGTGATCACCATGGACGCCATTTCAACGCTGTCTGCGCTCCAGGATATGATTGGCACCGCGCCTTGGGTGCAGTGCGCCGAGCATGACGATACGTCCGCTATTTCATCCGTCGGGATTGATAACGCCGAAGCGTCCCGTTTCGTGATTAATCACTTTATTGGCAAAGGCCGCCGCCGTATCGCCATGATTAACCACGACATGAATTACCTCTACGCCCAGCAGCGAGAGAAAGGCTATCGCGACGTTATCGCGGAGAATGGGTTTGATTACGGCAAAGTCGAATACGCCAGTACGCTGAGCTATTCAGGCGGAAAAGCCGCAATGAACGCGCTGCTTAACGATCCGGATCGGCCAGATGCCGTCTTTGTGGTGTCCGATACGTTGGCTGCGGGCGCACTGTCGGCAATCTGTGAGGCGGGATTGAGCGCGCCGCAGGATATTGCGGTGATCGGTTTTGACGGTTCAGAGCTGGGTTACATCACCTCGCCTCAGCTCAGCACTATTCAGCAGCCGTCCGCACATATCGGCAGAGAGGCCGTGAAATTGCTATTACAACAAATCGACCAGCCTGCCAGCGAAACAGAAAAGCGCTTACTGGAATGGACGTTTGTCGAACGGGCATCCAGCTAA
- a CDS encoding MFS transporter, producing the protein MVSSSENTATKSLQPAFVVPRLSLMMFLEFFIWGSWSVTLGLVMTQHNLAAMIGDAFSAGPIASILSPFVLGMVVDRFFPSQKVMALLHLIGAVILWFVPTALINEDGSQLLILLFAYTLCFMPTLALTNNIAFHNLTNSEKSFPVVRVFGTIGWIVAGVCIGTAGISASVNIFYVAAACSAILAAYSLTLPHTPAPAKGLPLAVRDLFCADAFALLKKGHFLVFAICAMLISIPLGTYYAYTASFLSNAGISDVSTAMSFGQMSEIVFMLIIPLLFRKLGVKYMLFIGMLAWFVRYALFAMGVNEETRWLLYIGILLHGICYDFFFVIGFIYTDRIAGEKIKGQAQSMVVLFTYGIGMLLGSQVSGALYNRLFNNGTLNAPEIWATFWWIPAVAAAIIAIIFLFSFKYKEERA; encoded by the coding sequence ATGGTTTCTTCATCTGAAAACACAGCTACCAAATCGTTACAGCCGGCCTTCGTGGTTCCCAGACTGTCACTCATGATGTTTTTAGAGTTCTTCATCTGGGGCTCATGGTCTGTCACCCTGGGCCTGGTTATGACACAGCACAACCTGGCCGCCATGATTGGCGACGCCTTCTCTGCCGGACCTATCGCCTCAATCCTGTCGCCGTTTGTACTGGGCATGGTGGTTGACCGCTTCTTCCCCTCACAAAAAGTCATGGCGCTGCTGCACCTGATCGGCGCGGTCATCCTGTGGTTTGTGCCTACCGCGTTAATCAACGAAGACGGCTCACAGCTGCTAATCCTGCTGTTCGCCTACACGCTGTGCTTTATGCCAACGCTGGCGTTAACCAACAACATCGCGTTCCATAATCTGACTAACAGTGAGAAGAGCTTCCCGGTTGTGCGAGTCTTCGGCACCATCGGTTGGATCGTCGCCGGTGTCTGCATCGGGACGGCGGGCATCTCCGCAAGCGTCAATATCTTCTACGTCGCGGCCGCTTGCTCTGCCATTCTGGCTGCCTACAGCCTGACGCTGCCGCATACCCCAGCGCCGGCAAAAGGCTTGCCGCTGGCAGTGCGCGATCTGTTCTGTGCTGATGCATTTGCGCTGCTGAAGAAAGGCCACTTTCTGGTCTTTGCCATCTGCGCCATGCTGATCTCTATTCCACTGGGTACCTACTACGCTTACACCGCATCCTTCCTGAGCAATGCAGGTATCAGCGACGTCAGCACCGCCATGTCGTTTGGTCAGATGTCCGAAATCGTCTTCATGCTGATCATTCCGCTGCTGTTTAGAAAGCTGGGCGTGAAATACATGCTGTTCATCGGCATGTTGGCGTGGTTCGTACGCTATGCCCTCTTCGCGATGGGCGTGAATGAAGAAACACGCTGGTTGCTCTACATCGGTATCCTGCTGCACGGTATCTGCTACGACTTCTTCTTCGTCATTGGCTTCATCTACACCGACCGCATCGCGGGAGAGAAAATCAAAGGGCAGGCACAAAGTATGGTGGTCCTGTTTACCTACGGTATCGGCATGCTGCTGGGCTCGCAGGTTTCCGGTGCACTCTATAACCGTCTCTTCAACAACGGTACGTTAAACGCGCCTGAAATCTGGGCGACCTTCTGGTGGATCCCTGCGGTTGCCGCAGCCATCATCGCCATCATTTTCCTCTTCTCCTTCAAATATAAAGAAGAGCGGGCCTAA
- a CDS encoding sugar ABC transporter substrate-binding protein: MKKFTPALLALSLLTALPALANQNATITPVPAAIANHDGPVRIAVIRNLGSDDNTTQFVSGVLEEGKKLGFKVSTFLSNGDDARFQDFVNQAISQKYDGIILSQGRDPYSTDLIKRIVDSGIAVSVFDTAVNGEIPGVTVTQQDDASLTNESLGQLVKDFNGKANIIKLWVAGFPPMERRQLAYQQILKANPGIKELESIGAVSSDVQGDTANKVGAVLAKYPKGKIDAIWGSWDAFSQGAYKALKENGRTEIKLYSIDISNQDLQLMREASSPWKVSVAVDPKLIGKVNLRLVANKIAGEATPATYEFRAAAIPQALLASQPGAVNVAGLAKIIPGWGHTDDFIAPWFATLEAKQAK; the protein is encoded by the coding sequence ATGAAGAAATTTACGCCCGCCTTGCTTGCACTGAGCTTACTGACTGCGTTACCGGCACTGGCTAATCAGAATGCCACCATTACTCCCGTTCCGGCCGCTATCGCCAATCATGACGGTCCGGTTCGCATCGCGGTTATCCGCAACTTGGGTTCCGACGACAACACCACGCAGTTTGTTTCCGGCGTGCTTGAAGAAGGTAAAAAACTGGGCTTTAAGGTCAGCACCTTTCTGAGCAACGGCGATGATGCCCGTTTTCAGGATTTCGTGAATCAGGCGATTAGCCAAAAATATGATGGCATCATCCTGTCACAGGGCCGCGATCCCTACTCTACCGATTTGATTAAACGTATTGTCGACAGCGGCATTGCCGTTTCCGTGTTTGATACCGCCGTGAATGGCGAAATTCCGGGCGTGACCGTCACCCAGCAGGATGACGCCTCCCTGACTAACGAATCACTTGGCCAACTGGTGAAGGATTTCAACGGTAAAGCCAACATTATCAAACTGTGGGTTGCCGGCTTCCCGCCAATGGAGCGCCGCCAGCTCGCTTATCAACAGATCCTGAAAGCCAACCCCGGCATCAAGGAACTCGAATCGATTGGTGCCGTGTCCTCTGACGTTCAGGGCGATACCGCTAACAAAGTCGGCGCGGTGCTGGCGAAATACCCGAAAGGCAAAATCGATGCCATCTGGGGATCGTGGGATGCCTTCAGCCAGGGCGCTTACAAAGCGTTGAAAGAAAACGGTCGGACTGAAATCAAACTGTACAGCATCGACATCTCCAATCAGGATTTACAGCTGATGCGCGAAGCGAGCAGCCCGTGGAAAGTCAGCGTGGCTGTCGATCCTAAGCTGATCGGTAAAGTGAACCTGCGTCTGGTTGCCAACAAGATTGCTGGTGAAGCAACACCTGCAACCTATGAGTTCCGCGCTGCCGCGATTCCACAGGCGCTGTTAGCCAGCCAACCGGGTGCAGTCAACGTCGCTGGATTGGCGAAAATCATCCCAGGCTGGGGCCATACGGATGATTTTATCGCACCGTGGTTTGCTACACTGGAAGCCAAACAGGCGAAATAA
- a CDS encoding sugar phosphate isomerase/epimerase family protein yields the protein MKTLKGPGIFLAQYIGDQAPFNTLENLAQWAAELGFKALQIPCNHPHIFDLSTAADSQTYCDDVKGLLAQHGLTISELSTHLEGQLVAVHPAYDDAFDDFAPPAYRRNPQARQEWAISAIKQAAKASSRLGLNAHATFSGALAWPYFYPWPPRKEVMIQEAFKELGRLWTPILDCFDEHGVDVCYELHPGEDLHDGVTFERFLDVVNHHPRANILYDPSHMHLQQMDYLGFIDRYHARIKAFHVKDAEFNTSSKSGVYGGYQSWAERAGRFRSPGDGQIDFGGIFSKLAQYDYDGWAVLEWECCLKDSNCGAKEGAAFINRHIIPVAGRSFDDFAATSDDRPLVRKMLGLKEENAE from the coding sequence ATGAAGACGTTAAAAGGACCGGGTATTTTTCTCGCCCAGTATATTGGCGATCAGGCTCCCTTTAACACGCTGGAAAATCTGGCGCAATGGGCAGCCGAATTAGGCTTTAAAGCGCTACAAATCCCCTGTAATCACCCGCACATTTTCGATCTGTCTACGGCCGCCGACAGCCAAACTTACTGTGATGATGTGAAAGGACTGTTGGCGCAGCATGGGCTGACCATCAGCGAACTGTCGACCCATCTGGAAGGACAGCTCGTTGCTGTCCACCCTGCGTATGACGATGCATTTGACGATTTCGCACCACCGGCTTACCGCCGCAATCCGCAGGCTCGCCAAGAGTGGGCTATTTCGGCAATCAAGCAGGCAGCAAAGGCCTCTTCACGCTTAGGACTAAACGCCCACGCGACGTTTTCCGGTGCGCTGGCCTGGCCCTATTTTTACCCCTGGCCGCCGCGTAAAGAGGTCATGATTCAGGAAGCCTTTAAAGAACTCGGTCGCCTGTGGACGCCGATCCTCGACTGCTTTGACGAGCACGGCGTGGATGTGTGCTACGAGCTTCACCCAGGAGAAGATTTACACGACGGCGTAACCTTTGAACGCTTCCTTGATGTCGTCAATCATCACCCACGCGCCAACATTCTTTACGATCCTAGCCATATGCATTTGCAGCAGATGGACTACCTCGGCTTTATCGATCGCTATCATGCACGAATCAAAGCGTTCCATGTGAAAGATGCGGAATTTAACACGTCGAGCAAAAGCGGCGTCTACGGCGGCTATCAGTCATGGGCTGAACGCGCCGGGCGCTTCCGCTCACCGGGAGATGGTCAGATCGATTTCGGCGGCATCTTCAGCAAACTGGCCCAATACGACTACGACGGCTGGGCGGTGTTGGAATGGGAATGCTGTCTGAAAGACAGCAATTGCGGCGCGAAAGAAGGAGCGGCGTTCATCAACCGCCACATTATTCCCGTCGCAGGACGCTCTTTTGACGATTTCGCCGCAACCAGCGACGATCGTCCGTTAGTCAGAAAAATGTTGGGATTAAAAGAGGAGAACGCAGAATGA
- a CDS encoding LVIVD repeat-containing protein yields MASTPLPTPDYSRNMRLIGHSDQGGRPDGVQVMVHRGYAYIGHMVSQGVSIVDVRDARNPKPAGFIAAPPGTWNIHLQTHDDLLLVVNARDLFADASFAEEKVYYTRSVADTVSTKQQGKSWSAGLQIFDISTPDKPREISFLPLDGIGIHRIWYVGGRWAYVSALLDGYSDYIFLTIDLADPQRPEVAGRYWLPGMHTAGGETASWPEGKRYALHHAIISGDTAYGSWRDGGLTLLDVSDRTNPQLISHRNWSPPFGGGTHTALPLPDRDLLIVLDEAVLDNQEDGEKLIWVFDIREPSNPVSIATFPQPKEADYVKKGAHFGPHNLHENRPGSFISSSLIFATYQNAGVRAYDISNPYQPKETGALVPAAPAKMIDKRPGRPQIIQSCDVFVDADGIIYSTDYNAGLSIIEYRG; encoded by the coding sequence ATGGCATCGACTCCTCTGCCCACCCCCGATTACAGCCGTAATATGCGGCTGATTGGACACAGCGATCAGGGTGGCAGACCCGACGGCGTGCAGGTGATGGTTCATCGCGGTTACGCTTACATCGGGCATATGGTTTCACAAGGCGTGTCGATTGTGGATGTGCGCGATGCCAGAAATCCCAAACCGGCGGGGTTTATTGCTGCCCCGCCCGGCACCTGGAACATCCACCTGCAAACGCACGATGACCTGCTGCTTGTCGTCAACGCACGCGATTTGTTTGCCGACGCCAGCTTCGCAGAGGAAAAAGTCTATTACACCCGCTCCGTCGCCGACACGGTCAGTACCAAACAGCAGGGTAAAAGTTGGAGCGCCGGATTACAGATTTTCGATATCTCAACGCCGGATAAACCGCGCGAAATCAGTTTCCTGCCGCTGGACGGCATCGGCATTCACCGCATCTGGTACGTGGGAGGGCGCTGGGCCTATGTCTCCGCGCTGCTTGATGGCTACAGCGACTACATCTTTCTGACTATCGATCTGGCCGACCCACAGCGTCCGGAAGTTGCGGGCCGCTACTGGCTACCCGGCATGCACACCGCCGGCGGAGAAACCGCAAGCTGGCCGGAAGGTAAGCGTTACGCCCTTCACCATGCCATCATCAGCGGCGACACCGCCTATGGCAGTTGGCGTGATGGCGGGTTGACGCTGCTGGACGTGAGCGATCGCACTAATCCACAGCTCATCAGCCACCGTAACTGGAGCCCACCGTTTGGCGGCGGTACACACACGGCGCTGCCGTTGCCGGATCGCGATCTGCTGATCGTGTTGGATGAAGCGGTATTGGATAATCAGGAAGATGGCGAGAAATTGATTTGGGTGTTCGATATTCGTGAGCCGAGCAATCCGGTGAGCATCGCCACCTTTCCGCAGCCGAAAGAGGCAGACTATGTGAAGAAAGGCGCACACTTTGGCCCACATAACCTGCATGAAAACCGGCCAGGCAGCTTCATCAGTTCGTCACTGATTTTCGCCACGTATCAAAACGCAGGGGTACGCGCTTACGACATCAGTAACCCGTATCAGCCGAAAGAAACCGGTGCGCTGGTGCCTGCTGCGCCAGCCAAAATGATCGACAAACGCCCTGGCAGACCGCAGATTATTCAGTCCTGCGATGTGTTTGTTGATGCTGACGGCATCATCTACAGCACGGATTACAACGCCGGTTTATCGATCATCGAATACCGGGGTTAA
- the pgl gene encoding 6-phosphogluconolactonase, which yields MQQVVYVASPESQQIHVWQLGAQGNLTLLQTVDVPGQVQPMVIAPNKRHLYVGVRPDFRVLSYRIDEQGKLTEAGVASLPGSPTHLSTDNDGRFLFSASYSGACVSVSPIGADGIVGEPIQQLDGLEGCHSTNIDPTNSVVWAPCLKEDRIRLYDLGAAGELSVHRQAELKTVAGAGPRHMAFHPNQRFAYCVNELDSSVDVYQLDAASGELQKVQTLDAMPAGFSDTRWAADIHITPNGRFLYISDRTASLLSVFQVSKDGSTLTLTGHQPTETQPRGFNIDNTGELLISAGQKSQHIEVYHIDQTTGDLQPLARYAVGQGPMWVSVLALD from the coding sequence ATGCAGCAAGTGGTTTATGTCGCCAGCCCGGAAAGCCAGCAGATTCATGTTTGGCAACTCGGTGCTCAGGGAAATCTGACATTATTGCAAACCGTTGACGTTCCAGGACAGGTTCAGCCGATGGTGATCGCACCGAACAAGCGTCACCTGTATGTCGGGGTTCGTCCTGATTTCAGGGTTCTGAGCTATCGTATTGATGAACAGGGTAAATTGACGGAAGCGGGTGTCGCATCTTTACCGGGCAGCCCGACACATCTGTCTACCGATAACGACGGACGTTTCCTGTTCAGCGCGTCTTACAGCGGTGCCTGCGTTAGCGTTAGCCCGATTGGTGCTGACGGCATCGTCGGTGAGCCGATCCAGCAACTGGACGGACTGGAAGGGTGCCACTCTACCAACATCGATCCAACCAATTCTGTCGTGTGGGCACCGTGCCTGAAAGAAGACCGCATTCGTCTGTACGATCTGGGTGCGGCTGGCGAATTGAGCGTGCACCGTCAGGCTGAACTGAAGACGGTAGCGGGTGCCGGTCCACGCCATATGGCTTTCCACCCGAATCAACGCTTTGCCTATTGTGTGAATGAACTGGACAGCTCGGTGGACGTGTATCAGTTGGACGCAGCCAGCGGCGAGTTGCAGAAAGTGCAAACGCTGGATGCTATGCCAGCAGGTTTTAGCGATACGCGCTGGGCGGCAGATATTCACATTACGCCGAATGGTCGCTTCCTGTACATCAGCGATCGTACTGCCAGCCTGCTGAGTGTTTTCCAGGTGTCAAAAGACGGCAGCACGTTAACGCTGACCGGACATCAGCCGACCGAAACGCAGCCGCGCGGTTTCAATATCGACAACACCGGTGAGTTACTGATTTCAGCAGGGCAGAAATCTCAGCACATTGAGGTGTATCACATCGACCAGACCACGGGCGATCTGCAACCGCTGGCGCGTTACGCCGTCGGTCAGGGGCCAATGTGGGTGTCGGTGCTGGCGCTGGACTAA
- the glk gene encoding glucokinase translates to MTHFVLVGDVGGTNTRLALCDATTGELSQTETYSGLDFPSLEGAIRDYLDSRQVTVQDACIAIACPITGDWVAMTNHTWAFSIAEMKASLGLRHFEVINDFTAVSMAVPVMTNADLLQFGGGEPVPGKPIAVYGAGTGLGVAHLVHAANQWISLPGEGGHVDFAPNSDEEDKILSVLRQSLGHVSAERILSGQGLVNIYRAVVLSDDRTPEALEPKDITERAVDNTDVDCRRALSLFCVIMGRFGGNLALNLGTFGGVYIAGGIVPRFLEFFKASGFRAAFEDKGRFKGYMQDIPVYLITHEQPGLMGAGAYLRQVLGSAL, encoded by the coding sequence ATGACGCACTTTGTGTTAGTGGGCGATGTCGGTGGCACCAATACGCGTTTGGCATTGTGTGATGCCACAACGGGGGAATTATCGCAAACCGAGACCTATTCCGGGCTAGATTTTCCTTCGCTGGAAGGGGCCATTCGTGATTATCTCGATTCGCGACAGGTCACGGTACAGGATGCTTGTATCGCGATTGCCTGCCCGATTACCGGTGATTGGGTGGCAATGACTAACCACACCTGGGCATTTTCCATCGCAGAAATGAAAGCGAGTCTGGGTCTGCGCCATTTTGAGGTTATCAACGATTTTACCGCCGTTTCTATGGCGGTACCGGTGATGACTAACGCGGATTTACTCCAATTTGGCGGCGGGGAGCCTGTGCCAGGTAAACCCATTGCTGTGTATGGCGCAGGCACGGGGTTAGGCGTCGCTCATTTGGTACATGCCGCTAATCAATGGATTAGCCTGCCGGGTGAGGGCGGTCATGTGGACTTCGCGCCGAATAGCGATGAAGAAGACAAAATTCTCTCAGTTTTGCGCCAGTCGCTCGGGCATGTTTCTGCTGAACGCATACTCTCCGGACAGGGGCTGGTAAATATCTACCGTGCCGTGGTGCTGTCTGATGACCGCACGCCGGAGGCGTTGGAGCCGAAAGATATTACCGAACGTGCCGTCGACAATACGGATGTGGACTGTCGCCGCGCGCTGTCACTCTTCTGCGTCATCATGGGACGCTTCGGCGGCAATCTGGCGTTAAATTTAGGCACATTTGGTGGCGTGTATATTGCTGGCGGCATCGTTCCGCGCTTTCTTGAGTTCTTTAAAGCTTCCGGTTTTCGGGCGGCTTTTGAAGACAAAGGGCGGTTCAAAGGCTATATGCAGGATATCCCTGTGTATTTGATTACCCATGAGCAGCCGGGATTAATGGGGGCGGGGGCGTACCTGCGGCAGGTGCTGGGTAGCGCGCTGTAA
- a CDS encoding Gfo/Idh/MocA family protein — MIRVGIIGSGFIGPAHIEAIRRLGFVEVVALAENSLDLAQQKARQLNIPHAYGSVADLLNHPGIDAIHNCTPNHLHAAINKQIIQAGKHVFSEKPLCMTSEEARELVALAEEKGVVHGVSFVYRQFGMVQQAASMIKCQEIGRVFAVHGGYLQDWMLRDTDYNWRVEPEYGGVSRAVADIGSHWCDTVQFISGRKIVDVFADLAIVHPIRKSNRNGAATFSSSDAPPEYDDKPVKTEDYATVLLRFEDGSRGSFTVSQVSAGRKNRLTFEVNGSEQSLAWDQETPQQLWIGHRDKPNQVLSDDPGLLNPEAAAAVHFPGGHIEGWPDAFKNMMASFYTYLRDGKQPGVDPCNFATFYDGANIMFIIDAIVQSHQQQTWVKVAN; from the coding sequence ATGATTCGCGTTGGCATTATTGGTTCCGGTTTTATTGGCCCAGCACATATTGAGGCGATTCGTCGCCTTGGCTTCGTTGAGGTAGTGGCACTGGCGGAAAATTCGCTCGATCTGGCACAGCAGAAAGCGCGTCAGCTCAACATTCCTCATGCCTACGGCAGCGTCGCTGATTTGCTAAATCATCCCGGTATTGATGCGATCCATAACTGCACGCCGAACCATCTTCATGCGGCGATCAATAAACAGATTATTCAGGCAGGCAAGCACGTCTTTTCGGAAAAGCCGCTGTGTATGACCAGCGAGGAAGCGCGTGAACTGGTGGCGCTGGCGGAAGAAAAAGGTGTTGTTCACGGCGTCAGCTTTGTCTATCGCCAATTTGGCATGGTGCAGCAGGCTGCCAGCATGATTAAGTGTCAGGAAATCGGACGCGTCTTTGCGGTACACGGCGGCTATCTGCAAGACTGGATGCTGCGCGACACCGACTATAACTGGCGTGTTGAACCGGAGTACGGCGGCGTTTCCCGCGCGGTGGCCGACATCGGCTCGCACTGGTGCGACACGGTACAGTTTATTTCCGGCCGGAAAATTGTCGACGTCTTCGCCGATTTAGCCATCGTCCATCCGATCCGCAAATCCAATCGGAACGGTGCGGCTACGTTTTCGTCATCTGATGCACCGCCAGAGTACGACGATAAACCGGTCAAGACTGAAGACTACGCGACCGTGTTACTGCGCTTTGAAGACGGTAGTCGCGGATCCTTTACCGTTTCTCAGGTCAGCGCTGGCCGAAAAAATCGCCTGACGTTTGAAGTGAATGGCAGTGAACAGTCGCTGGCGTGGGATCAGGAAACGCCGCAACAGCTGTGGATCGGTCATCGTGATAAACCGAATCAGGTGTTGTCGGACGATCCTGGATTACTGAACCCGGAAGCCGCCGCTGCGGTCCACTTCCCCGGTGGGCATATCGAAGGCTGGCCGGATGCGTTCAAGAACATGATGGCGAGCTTTTATACCTATCTGCGTGACGGCAAACAGCCGGGCGTCGATCCATGCAACTTTGCCACCTTCTACGACGGTGCGAACATCATGTTCATCATTGACGCCATCGTGCAAAGCCATCAGCAACAAACGTGGGTGAAGGTCGCCAATTAA
- a CDS encoding pyridoxal phosphatase: protein MTYRVIALDLDGTLLNQQKKILPESLSALALARQQGIKVMIVTGRHHSAIHPFYQGLQLDTPAICCNGTYVYDYQQGQASHTNPLSVEQAKNVITLLEEFDIHGLMYADDDMYYQYPTGHVVRTLAWAANLPEQQRPRFAQVENLVRQTETSHAIWKFATTHADVPTLNHFAAEVEKQLGLACEWSWQDQVDIAQTGNSKGKLLQQWLGEQGISMKDVVAFGDNFNDISMLEGVGLGVAMGNSADEIKARADLVIGSNEEPSIADVIRTRVLA, encoded by the coding sequence ATGACCTACCGAGTAATTGCACTTGATCTTGATGGTACGCTACTGAATCAACAGAAAAAAATCCTGCCCGAATCGCTCAGCGCACTCGCGCTGGCCCGTCAGCAAGGCATAAAAGTGATGATCGTCACCGGACGCCATCACTCGGCAATTCACCCTTTTTATCAGGGATTGCAGTTGGATACGCCCGCCATCTGCTGTAACGGCACCTACGTCTATGATTACCAGCAGGGCCAGGCATCGCATACCAATCCGCTCTCTGTCGAACAGGCAAAAAATGTCATCACGCTGCTAGAAGAATTTGATATTCATGGGCTGATGTATGCCGATGACGACATGTATTACCAGTATCCGACCGGGCACGTAGTCCGCACGCTGGCATGGGCTGCGAACCTGCCGGAACAACAGCGTCCTCGTTTCGCTCAGGTAGAAAATCTGGTGCGTCAGACCGAAACGTCCCACGCTATCTGGAAATTCGCGACCACGCACGCCGATGTTCCCACACTGAACCATTTCGCCGCAGAAGTAGAAAAGCAGCTCGGACTCGCCTGCGAGTGGTCATGGCAGGATCAGGTTGATATCGCCCAAACTGGCAACAGCAAAGGCAAGCTGCTCCAGCAATGGCTTGGCGAACAGGGCATTAGCATGAAAGATGTCGTAGCATTCGGCGATAACTTTAACGATATCAGCATGCTGGAAGGCGTAGGATTGGGTGTCGCGATGGGCAACAGTGCCGATGAGATCAAGGCGAGAGCCGATCTGGTGATTGGCAGCAATGAAGAACCTAGCATCGCCGATGTCATCCGCACGCGTGTTCTGGCATAA
- a CDS encoding DUF4186 domain-containing protein, whose translation MTTFDSLFSRLSRSPFRQRFKLGAKERDYCYSKGKETIATHAADFVAHRLAPADPANDGKQTPMRGHPVFIAQHATATCCRGCLEKWHHIAQHQPLSGEEQRYIVEVILYWLENDLISRR comes from the coding sequence ATGACCACGTTTGATTCACTGTTTTCCCGGCTGTCGCGTTCCCCTTTCCGCCAGCGTTTTAAGTTGGGTGCCAAAGAAAGAGACTATTGCTACAGCAAAGGTAAGGAAACGATCGCCACCCACGCCGCCGATTTTGTCGCGCACAGGCTAGCACCGGCGGATCCGGCCAATGATGGTAAACAGACACCGATGCGCGGCCATCCCGTGTTTATTGCACAACATGCCACTGCAACCTGCTGCCGGGGATGTCTGGAAAAATGGCATCACATCGCCCAACATCAGCCGCTGAGTGGCGAAGAGCAACGCTATATTGTTGAGGTAATTCTGTACTGGCTGGAAAACGATTTGATTAGCAGGCGCTAA